The Streptomyces sp. JB150 genomic interval GACGCGCCGTCCATGGCGTCCAGTTCGTCGGACATGACCTCCACGGCCACCGACTCCAGGCGCCGCGCGGGCAGCAGTGCCCGCAGGATGCCGTGGATGTCGGCGGTGCCCTCGCCCGGCAGCAGCCGCAGGTGCCGCGCCTCGTGCCGCGGATCGGGGTGCGGGTCGGGCCGGGTGTCGCAGATCTGCACCGAGAGCACCGCGTCCGGCGCGAGCGCCGCGATGTCCTCGGCGCCGAGCCCGGTGCGATGGCAGTGCCAGGTGTCGATCAGCAGGCCCGCGCTGGGCCGCCCGGCGCTCTCGACCAGGTGCAGCGCCCGGTCCAGCGAGGGGATCGCGCCGTACGGCATGAACTCCAGCGGTACGACGACACCGGCCGCGTCGGCCCGCCGGCACAGCCGCGCGTACTCGGGCGCGAGGTCCACCTCGGGCTCGATGTCGGGCAGTCCGGCGTTGACGCTGCGCGCGCCGAAGACCGCGGCGATGTGGAAGACCAGGTCCTCCTCCCGCCGGGCCGCCTCGTCCGGCCGGCCCCAGGAGCGCAGCAGTTCCACCTCGCTCACCCGCAGCCCGTGGCCGGCCAGCAGGTCGCGCATCTCCTCGTCGGTCCAGCCCTGGGAGCGGGCCCGCAGGTAGTCGTCGACCCGCAGGCCGATCGCGTCGAATCCGGCGGCGGCCGCCGCCCGCACCCGGTCGCCCAGTTCGCAGGAGCGCAGGGTCATCGCGCTGAGGACGGACCCGGTCCGCGTACGCCGTGTCGCAGAGGTGGCCGGCACGGGTCAGGCGGCCTTCTGCGCGAGGATCAGCAGTCCGTCGGGCATCGCCGGGCGGACCAGCCGCTTCACGGTCAGCCCCGCCTCGGTGAAGGCGCGGGCCCAGCCCTCCTCGTCCAGCAGGTACTGGCCCATCACCGCGTGCACCAGGGCGAACTCGGGGCCGAAGACGTCGTCGGTGGCGGTGGAGCTGGGCGCCGCGGTGACCTCGGCGGCCAGCACGTGCGCCCCGGCCGGGAGGCGGCCGGCCAGCGCGCGCAGATAGTCCACGAGCGCGTCGAAGCCCTTCTCGTACACCTCGTGCAGGAAGAAGAAGGTGATGGCCAGCTGGACGTCCTCCAGGCCGGGGATGGAGGCGATGTCGCTGCCGTCGGCCTCGATGACGTCGATGACGCCGCTCTTGCCCGCGGCCTCGACCTCGCGCCGGGCCTCGGCCACCGCCTCGGGGCTGATGTCGATGCCCAGCCCCTTGGCGCCGAGCTGGTCGTGCAGGGTGATCAGGAAGTGCGCGTTGCCGCAGCCGATGTCCGCGACCCGGTCGAACTCCAGGCCGCCGAGCAGCTTGACCACCTCGGGCTGCACGTCCTGCTTGCCCAGCAGCGCCGAGCCCACGGCGACCCACTTGCCGTCCCGCAGCACGTCCTCGCGGTAGGTGGCCGCACCGGTGAGCAGGTCCCCGAAGCGGCGCAGCGGTTCGCTGTAGCCGCCGGCCAGCCACACCAGGTAGCCGCGGTCCTCGTACAGGCTGCGGCCCAGCTCGGTGAGGTGGTAGCGGTCGCCGTCGGTGCGCAGCACGCCGCGCTGGGACAGGTAGCGGAAGACGCCCTCGCCCAGGAAGCGGTTGGCGCCGGCCTCCTCGACGGTCAGGCCCTGTTCGGCGAGCCGGGTGAGGGAGCCGGTCATGTCGAGCGCGGCGAAGGTGGAGGCCAGCACATGGCCGCGGATGAGGTCGAAGGCGGGGCGTCGTCCGGCGGAAAGCGGGCTGTTCATCGTACGGCCTCCTGGTGTGTCGGTCGCGGCGCTGCCGCGGGGGTGGGTACGGACCGCCGGGCGGCGCCGCCGGTGGCGGTGCCGGGCGGGGCGTCCGGCCGCCGGTGCAGCAGCCGGGTCGCGGTGCGGTGCAGGATCAGGGCGGCGTGGTCGGCGGGCAGGCCCAGGGCGCCGACGGTGCGCAGCGGTGCGGTGTCGGCGAGGTCGAACGGCGAGTCGGTGCCGAGCAGGACGTGCCCGGGGCCCACGTCGGCGACGAGGGAGGTGAGCTGGGAGGTGGAGAAGACGGCGGTGTCGTAGTAGAGGCCGTCGAGGCCGTGGCGGGGTGGCCGCGCGGTGCGGCGGGCGACGGGCTTGGTGTGCCAGCCGAGGTCGAGCCGGCCGCGCAGCGCGGGCAGGCAGCCGCCGCCGTGGGCGAGGCACAGCACCGGCTCGTGGCGTTCGAGGGTGCCGCCGAGCAGCAGCCGGGAGACGGCGAGGGCGGTCTCCATGGGGTAGCCGACGAGCTGGGGCAGCCAGTAGTCGGTCAGCCGGTCGAGGGCCGGCGCGGTGGACGGGTGCAGCAGGGTGAAGACCCGGGTGTGGCCGAGCAGTTCCCACAGCGGGTCGTTGACCGGGTGGTCGCACTCGCGGCCCATGCCGCGGGTGCCGCAGGCCAGTCCTGGCATCTCCAGCTCGCCGAGGCAGCGTTCGGCCTCGGCGGCGGCGGCCCGGGAGCCGATGGGCACGGTGCCGAGCGGGGTGAGCCGGTCGGGTGCGGCGGCGCAGAACGCGGCCAGCGCGTCGTTGCCGGCGGTGACGATCTCCCGGACGAACACCTCGTGCCGGGTGGTGGAGCAGGTGAGGAACGGCGGCAGGGAGACGGCCTGCCGGGCGACGCCCTCGCGGTCCATGCGGGCGAGGCGCGCGGTGATGTCGTACTGCTCCGGCGGGCACGGGATGGGCACGTCGCTCTGGCCCAGTCCGGACACCCGGTGGTCGAGGCGGACCACGCCGGAGGGCAGCGCGGACAGGTCGGCGAGGCCCCGGTCGGCGAGGAACCGCAGCACGGGCAGCGGCATGGCGTGGGCGTGCACGTCGTAGGCACCGCGGGCATCGCGGGTATCGCGGGTGTCGCGGGCACCGCTCATGCGTGACCTCCGGGGGTGGGCGGATGCCATTCGGCGACGGCCATGCCGGTGACCCAGGCGTGGATGGGCTCGTACGCCGTCACGGTCACCGGGGCGTCCACGGCGCCGGCCAGCGCGAGCCAGCTGCGGATCTCGTGCGCGCCGTTGCCGGCCTGCTCCAGTTCGGCGTCGGTGAGGCTCAGCACCTCGTCGAGGGCGCCGCGCTCCAGCCGGTCGAGGAACCAGCGGTCGAACTCCTCGTCGATGTCGCCGGTGCGGTCGACGCCGATCCAGTGGGACAGCCCGCCCGCGGCGACCAGGGCGACCCGGTCGACGCCGTCGCAGTTCTCGACGGCACGGGCGAGCGCGCGCCCGAAGTCGTACCAGGCGGGCAGCGGCAGCATCGGCGCGACGGCGCAGTTCTGCAGGACCGGCACGAGCGGCAGGCCGGCGTCGGGGGCGAGGGCGTGATAGAGCGTCATGACGCCGTGGTCGAGGTCGAGGCGCTGCGAGAAGGACGTCATCCAGCCGTCGCCGAGCAGCCCGTCGGTGAGCGAGCGGGCCAGCGGGCCGTGGCCGGGGACCTTGCCCCGGGGGATCGGCAGCCAGGGCTCGGCGGGGCCGGTGTGCCGGTCGGCGAGGCCGACGCAGCACTGCGGGAAGTTCTCCAGGAAGAAGTTGGTGAAGTGCTCGTTGGAGAGCATCACCACCGCCTGGGCGTCCGCCTCGCGCACCCGCCGGGCGGCGTCGCCCAGCGCGTCGAGGAACCGTTTCGCCTGGTCGCCGGGCGCGGAGTCGGCGGCGGCCAGCTGCATCGGCGCGTGGGAGGCGGCGAACGCGGCTACGATGCGCGCCATCGCGCCACCCCCTCGCGCGCGGCGGGGCGTCCGGCCGCCAGCAGCCGGCGGTAGTCGGCGCGGGTGATGCCGAGGGCGCGGGCGAACGCGTTGATCAGCACCGGGTGCACGCCCCGGTCGGCCAGTCCGCGCAGATCGCCGGCGCGCAGCAGCGCGGCGTCGGACTCCGCCAGACCGGCCGGCGCGGCGGCCGCATCGCCGTGACGCAGCCGGTCGAACACGGCCCGCTGCAAGGGGTAGTTGTCGCGCGACGCCCACCCGCGCTCCCGTCCCGCCTCGCGCACCGCCTCCCTCATGGACTCGCTCGTCGGCGCGTTCACCGGGCCGCTCCCGTCGCCTCGGGGCCGATGGCTCCCGCGATGTCCATCACGACCGCCTTCGGCTCGGTGAAGAACTCCCTGCTGTGGGTGCCTCCCTCGCGGCCGATGCCGGAGGCGCCGACGCCGCCGAAGGGCGCGCGCAGGTCCCGGACGAAGAAGCAGTTGACCCAGACGGTGCCGCCGCGCAGCGCCCCGGCGGTGCGGTGGGCGCGCCTCAGGTCCTCGGTGAACACCATGGCGTTGAGCCCGTACGGGGTGCCGTTGGCCCGCGCCACCGCCTCTTCCTCGGTGTCGAAGGGCACCACCGTGGCGACCGGCCCGAAGATCTCCTGCCGCAGTACGGCGGCCTCCTCGGCGGCGTCGACCACCACCGTGGGCCGCACCAGCCGGGGGTCGTCGGGGTCGGGGCCGCCGGCCAGCAGCCGTCCCTCGGGGCCGCCGTCGAGCCGGTCGAGGAAGCCGCGCACCTTCGTGTGGTGCTCCGCGGAGGCCAGCGGGCCGATGTCGGTGCCGGGGTCGGCGGGGTCGCCCGCGCGCAGGGCGGCCGCGGCGGCGGTGAAGCGCTCCAGGAACGCGTGGTAGACCGGGCGCTCCACATAGATGCGGCTGCCGGCCAGGCAGACCTGTCCCGCGTTGAGGTAGGCGCCCGTCACCGACCAGGTCACCGCGCGGTCCAGGTCGCTGTCGGCGAAGACGAGGCCGGCCGCCTTGCCGCCGAGTTCGAGGCTGAGCGGGGTGAGCCGGTCGGCGGCGGCGCGGGCGATGGCCCGGCCGGTGGCGGACTCGCCGGTGAAGGTGATGCGGTCGACGCCGGGGTGGGAGACGAGGAACTCGCCGGCCGCGGCGGGGCCGTGCCCGTGCAGCACGTTGAGCACGCCGGGCGGCATGCCGGCCTCCAGGGCGAGGCGGGCCAGCAGGGTCGCCGAGACCGGGCTCTGCTCGGCCGGTTTCAGGACCACCGTGTTGCCGTGGGCGAGCGCGGGGGCGATCTTCCAGCTCTCCAGCATCAGCGGGAAGTTCCAGGGGGCGATGGCCGCGACCACGCCCGCCGGTTCGTAGCGGGTGTAGACGTGGGTGCCGTTGTCGGCGGGCAGGTGCTCGGCGGCGGTCAGCCGCGCGTGGTCGGCGAAGAAGCGGAAGTTGGCGGCGGCCCGGGGCACGTCCTTGGCCAGGGCCTGGGCGTGGGGCCGTCCCATGTCGCGGCTGTCGGCGGTGGCCAGTTCGGCGGCGTGCTCCTCGATCAGGGCGGCCAGCCGGTGCAGGATCCTGCCGCGCGCGGCGTGCCCCATCCGGGGCCACTCCCCCGTGTCGAAGGCCTGCCGGGCGGCGCCGACGGCCCGGTCCGTGTCCGTGGGCCCGCCCTCGGCGATCTCCGCCCAGGCGTGGCCCTGCCAGGGATCGACGGAGGTGAACCGGCGCCCGTCGTCGGACTCGGTCTCCTTGCCGTCGATCACATGTCCGTAGAAGTCCTCGTACTGCCCGGTCATGACCGTCCCTCCGCAGCAGTGAGCGAAACCGTTCCGAGGGTGGAGAAGACCGCGGTGGCCGTCGTGCCGGCCGGGAAGGGCGCCGCGTCGGTGACCCCGCCGGTCAGCACGGTCCAGCCCGCCTCGATGCGCAGTCCCCGCCGGTGGAGCAGCCGGGCGGCGAACAGGAGCGCGCCGACCGGGTCGCCGAGCACGTCCGCGCCGACGCCCTTGCCGGCGGTGACGCCGTCGACGTCGATCCGGCAGCTCTCCTCGCGCAGGCCGTCGCCGGCGGGGCGGGCGGTGCCGCCGAGGGCGTACAGGGCGCTGGAGCCGTTGTCCGCGATGACGTCCGGCAGCGTGAACCGGTAGTCCGCGAACCGGCTGTCGATGACCTCGAGTCCGGCGCGGACCCGTCCGATCGCCCGGCGGGCCGCCGTCTCGTCGGCGGTCCCGTCCAGGGGCGCGGCCATCTCGAAGGCGATCTCCGGCTCGATCCTCGGCTGGATCAGACCGCCCACCGGGACGGTCGCGCCGGCCGGCCGCACCATCCGGTCGGTGAGCCAGGCCACCAGCGGCTCGGCCACGTTCATGCGCTGCTGCTTGGCCCGCGACGTGAGCCCCAGCTTGACGCCGACGAGCCGTTCCCCGCGGGCCAGCCGCAGCCGCAGCGCGGTGTCCTGCACCCGGTACGCCGTCTCGGCGTCCAGCCCCGGCCATTGGCCGGTCAGCGGGGTCAGCGCGGTCGCGGACGCCTCCGCGTCGAGCAGCAGCCGCGCCGCCCTCACCACGTCCGTCGCCGTCGCACCCACGTCCGTCGCCACAGCACACACCTCCGCCTCGGACTGCTCCGACGGGTCATCTTGGGGAGCGGCGCCGGGCGTGCGGCGGCTGTTTCCACTCATCGAAAACCGCGCGGAAGCCATTCCGCTGAGCGGGCGTCAGTGCCCGCCGGGGGTCCGGCATGGCGGACCATCGCAGCCCCGCCCGGGGGAAGGGGCGGGTCCGGCGGGTGGTCACGGGCGGCCCGCCCCGTCGAACGTTCAGGGAGCGACGAGCCGCGCACGGTGTGCGCCGAACGTTTGGGAGGCGTGGCGCGGCAGCGCGCGATGTGTGTTCAGAGGCGGTGGCGGGCGCCCCTCGACGGACGTACGTTCGCCCGCAGCGGGGTTGACCCCCCGTGCGCGTCTCAGCTTCGCCAGGGGTAGTCGATGGCTGTGCGAACCACGCCCGCCCCTGGGCGTCCCACGCTCAGCAGAGAGGCCAGGGGGATGGCGGGCAACACCAATCAGGTCGGCGTATCGGTCACGAGTCGTGTTCTGGCAGTCCTCGGAACGTTCGATGTGCGGCACCCGAGTCTGTCGCTGACGGAGATCGCCCGGCGGGCGGGCATACCCATCACCACCGTCCACCGGTTGTTGTCGGAACTGGAGAAATGGCGCGCTGTGGAGCGGGGGCCGGACGGGCGCTACCGCATCGGCCTGCGCTTGTGGGAGCTGGGCAGTCTGACCTCCGCCCGCACCCGGCTGCGGGAGGTGGCGCTGCCCTATCTGCACGCCCTGCACGAGGCGACCCGCGCCCAGGTGTTCGTCGCGGTCGCCGACGAGGGCGACGTGGTGTACGTCGAGCGGTTCGGCGCGGCCGGCCCGCCGTGGGAGTCCGCGCCCCGGCTGCCGGTGCGCCAGCCGATGGAGCAATCGGCCGCGGGCCTGGCCCTGCTGGCCTACCACGGCCGCGACCACGAGCCGCGCCCGCTGGGGCGTACGCACTCGGCGGCCCTCGCGGAACTGCTGCGCCGTGCCCGCCGCCAGGGCTGCGTGGTCCTGCCCGACGCCGCCGACCGGGGCGCGGTGAACATCGCCGCGCCGGTGCTCGGCGGGAACGGTCACGCGGTCGCGGCCATGGGCCTGTCGGTACGGTCCCCGCAGCGCGCGGAACGGTGGCGCGAACCCCTGCTGTCGGCCACGTCCGGGATGCAGCGCACGCTGCTGGGCCGCGGCGAGGACATGGTGGCCGCGCAGCCGGCGGCGGTCTTCGGGGCGAGCGGATGAGGTGACCCCCGGCACACCGGACGGCGCAGCCCCGCCCGGAGCGAACGGCGGCGAGTATCGGGCGAGCAGGAGTCACGTCAGCGGTCTTGATACCCCCGGGTGACCCCCCGGCGTGCCGGTGTTTCGCACTCCGCCGCAGGTGACAACGTTTCTGCGGCGGAGTGCTTCGGTGGGGCGGGTGGGACTCGAACCCACGGCCGACGGATTATGAGTCCGCTGCTCTAACCGGCTGAGCTACCGCCCCTCACGGCGCGTCGCGCACATGTGTGCGCGCCGTCTGCCGCAGCATAGCCGCTCATACGATCTCCTGCTCCGGCATGGTCGGCATCGCACGACCATGAGGACTCCGCCGCGGCCCGGACGGTTCCCCCGGACATGAAAAAGGACCCCGGAGGGTCCTCGTTCAGCATGCTCCCCCGACTGGACTCGAACCAGTAACCTGCCGGTTAACAGCCGGCTGCTCTGCCAATTGAGCTACGGAGGACCGAGCTCCCCCGACTGGACTCGAACCAGTAACCTGCCGGTTAACAGCCGGCTGCTCTGCCAATTGAGCTACGGAGGAATGCCTCGTTGCATTGAACGTACCTACCTGGGTATCCGCCAGGGGGCGCTCGCTCGCTGCGACACATACATTAGCGCAAGCAGGGGGGTGCTTCGCCAATCGGTACCTCCGGGTTCGCTGCCGCACCGGAACCGTGCCAGGGACTACGCAAGGAAAGGGTGGCCGCCATGCGTTACCGGCTCACGTTCGTCGTCGGACTCGCTCTGGGTTACGTCCTGGGCACACGGGCCGGGCGAGAGCGCTACGAACAGCTGAAGAAGTCGGCCCAGCGACTCTCCCAGAACCCGGCCGTGCGCAACACCGCCGAGACCGCTGCCCAGCAGGGCCGCGAGTTCGCGGGCAAGGCGTATCACGTGGTCAGCGACAAGGTGGGCGACCGTATGCCCGACTCCGTCGCGCACCGCGTGCGTGCCGTCCGCGACCGCTCGAACGGCTCGGCGGGCGACGACTGGGGCACGAGCACCACGTAAGTCCGCGTCCTTGCCCCCAGGGGGAGACGGGCACCCGTCCCCCCTGGGGGCGACCCGGCTCGAGCCCGCGCGGCGCTACGGCACAATCATGCGTATGGGGATAGTCGCCGGGTTGGACAGTTCACCCGATTTCACTCGTATCGTCGTCTGCGACACGGACACGGGGGCCGTGCTCAGGCAGGGATATGCCCCCCATCCGCTGGAGAGCCCCGACGGCGGGCGACCCAGTGACGTCGATCCACAGGCCTGGCTGCTCTCCCTCGGCGAGGCCGCCGCCGGCGGCCTGCTGGAGGGCGTCCAGGCCATCGGCGTCTCCGCGCAGGCGAACGCGGTGATCCCGCTGGACGCGCAGGGCAACACCGTGCGCCCCGCGATGACCGGCGGCGACAAGCGCGCGCAGGTCGCGGCGGCCGATCTGGTCGACGCGCTCGGCGGCCGGGAGGCCTGGGCGCAGGCCGTCGGCTGCGTCCCGCAGGCCGCGCACCCGGTCACCAAGCTGCGCTGGCTCGCGAAGAACGAGCCGGACGCCGCCGCCCGCACCGCCATGCTGATGCAGGCCCACGACTGGCTGGTGTGGCAGCTGCTGGGCCGCCCGGTCCGCCGCACCACCGACCGCGGCGGCGCCTCCGGCACCGGTTACTGGTCCGCCGCCACCGGCGCCTACCGGCCCGAGCTGGTCGAGCTGGCGCTCGGCCGGCAGGCGATGCTGCCGGAGGTCATCGGACCGTCGGACGCGGCCGGTACGACCCCGGAGGGGCTGCTGATCTCCGCGGGGACCGTCGAGACCATGGCCGCCGCGTTCGGACTGGGCCTGGGGCTCGGGGACGCGGTCGTCTCGCTCGGCGCCTCCGGGTCCGTCATGGCCGTCCACCCCGAGGCCCTGTACGACCCGTCGGGCACCATCACCACGCTGGCCGACGCCACCGGGATGCACCTGCCGGTCGTCACCACGCTGAACGCGGTGCGCACCCTGCGCGGCACCGCCGAACTGCTCGGCCTGCCGGACCTGGAGACCCTGTCCGACCTGGCGCTGAAGTCGACGCCCGGCGCGCACGGGCTGGTGCTGCTGCCGTACCTGGAGGGCGAGCGGACGCCGGCGCTGCCGCACACCGCGGGCACCCTGGCGGGCCTGCGGCGCGAGTCGATGAAGCCGGAGCACCTGGCGCGGGCCGCGTTCGAGGGCATGCTGTGCGGGCTCGCCGACGCGCTGGACGTGCTGCGCGGGCGGGGCGTGGAGGTGCGGCGGATCTTCCTGCTGGGCCCGGCCGCCGGGCTGCCCGCGGTGCAGGCCGCGGCGCCGTCGCTGTTCGGCACGCAGGTCGTCGTACCGCAGCCGGCGGACTACGCGGCGATCGGCGCCGCCCGGCAGGCCGCCTGGGCGCTCGGGGTGTCGCAGGGCACCCTCGACCCGCATGTCCCGCCGGCCTGGCAGGGCGCGGTGGCGCAGGTGCTGGAGCCGGGCGAGGAGCTGGCGGTGGGTCAGGCGGTGCGCCAGCAGTTCGTGTCGGTGCGGGAGCAGACGCACCCGGGGGCGTTCCGGCCGTGAGGCCGGCGTGGCGCGCCGCGGGGCCGCCCGATGGGTTAATCGGTTGAGGTAACGCGGGTGGAGTGTCCGACGATAGGGGCCAGGGGCAACCACCCGGCCCCTCTCGCCGCCGACTCCGAGAGACCAGCGTGCTGATACGACTCCTGCGGACCTACCTCAGGCCCTACCGAAAACCCATCGCCGTGCTGGTGCTGCTGCAGTTCCTGCAGACCTGCGCGACCCTCTACCTGCCGACCCTGAACGCGGACATCATCGACAACGGTGTCGTGTACGGGGACACCGGCTACATCCTGACCTTCGGCGCCCTGATGATCGGCATCTCGCTGGTCCAGGTCGTCTGCAACATCGGCGCGGTGTACTACGGCGCCCGCACGGCCGCCGCGCTCGGCCGGGACGTGCGGGCCGCCGTCTTCGACCGGGTGCAGTCCTTCTCCGCGCGTGAGGTGGGCCACTTCGGCTCGCCCTCGCTGATCACCCGGACCACCAACGACGTCCAGCAGGTGCAGATGCTGGCGCTGATGACGTTCACGCTGATGGTGTCGGCGCCGATCATGTGCGTCGGCGGCATCGTGATGGCGCTGGGCCTGGACGTGCCGCTGTCCGGGGTGCTGGTCGCCGTCGTACCCGTGCTCGGCATCTGCGTGACGCTGATCGTGCGGCGGCTGCGGCCGCTGTTCCGGACCATGCAGGAGCGGCTGGACACGGTGAACCGGGTGCTGCGCGAGCAGATCACCGGCAACCGGGTGATCCGCGCCTTCGTCCGCGACGCGTACGAGGAGCAGCGGTTCCGCGACGCCAACGCCGAGCTGACCGAGATGTCGGTGGGCACCGGCAACCTGCTCGCGCTGATGTTCCCGATCGTCATGACGGTGGTGAACCTGTCCTCCATCGCGGTGGTGTGGTTCGGTGCCCACCGGATCGACAGCGGGGGGATGCAGATCGGTGACCTGACGGCCTTCCTCGCCTATCTCATGCAGATCGTGATGTCCGTGATGATGGCCACCTTCATGTTCATGATGGTGCCGCGCGCGGAGGTCTGCGCCGAGCGGATCCGCGAGGTGCTGGACACCTCCTCCAGCGTGGTCCCGCCGGCCGCGCCGGTGACGGAGCTGCGCCGGCACGGGCATCTGGAGATCCGCGGCGCGGGCTTCCGCTACCCGGGTGCCGAGGAGCCGGTGCTCAGGGCCGTCGACCTGGTCGCCCGGCCCGGCGAGACGACCGCCGTGATCGGGTCCACGGGCAGCGGCAAGTCCACCCTGCTGGGGCTCGTCCCGCGGCTGTTCGACGCGACGGACGGCGAGGTGCTGGTCGACGGCGAGGACGTACGGACGATCGACCCGGCGGTGCTCGCGAGGACCGTCGGCCTGGTCCCGCAGAAGCCGTACCTGTTCGCGGGGACCGTCGCGACCAATCTGCGCTACGGCAATCCGGACGCCACGGACGAGGAGCTGTGGCACGCGCTGGAGGTGGCGCAGGCCAGGGAGTTCGTGGAGCGGCTGGAGGGCGGCCTGGACGCGCCGATCGCGCAGGGCGGCACGAACGTCTCCGGCGGTCAGCGCCAGCGTCTCGCCATCGCGCGCACGCTGGTGCAGCGCCCGGAGATCTACCTCTTCGACGACTCCTTCTCCGCGCTCGACTACGCCACCGACGCCGCCCTGCGCGCCGCGCTGTCCCGGGAGACGGCCGAGGCGACCGTGGTGATCGTCGCCCAGCGGGTGGCGACCATCCGCGACGCCGACCGGATCGTCGTCCTGGACGAGGGCCGGGTGGTGGGCACCGGACGGCACCACGAGCTGATGGCGGACAACGAGACCTACCGGGAGATCGTGCTCTCCCAGCTGACGGAAGCGGAGGCTGCCTGATGGCCGGGCCCATGGGGCGGATGATGGCCGGGACCGGACCGGATCACCGCTCGCTGGACTTCAGGGGGTCGGGCCGGCGGCTCGTCGCGCGGTTCCGGCCCGAGCGGTTCACGATCTACGCGCTGCTGCTGTGCGTGCTGTTCAGCGTGGCCCTGTCGGTGGCCGGTCCGAAGATCCTCGGGGAGGCCACCGACCTGGTGTTCGCGGGCATCGTCGGCCGGGAGATGGAGCCGGGCGCCTCCAAGGAGCAGGTGCTGGAGGCGATGCGGGAGCGCGGCGACGGGGACGTCGCGGACATGCTGCGCTCCACCGACTTCACGCCGGGCGACGGCATCGACTTCACGGCCGTGGGCCACGTCCTGCTGTTCGCGCTGGCCGTGTTCGTGGTCGCGGGGCTGCTGATGGCGGTGGCGACGCGGCTGGTGAACCGGGTCGTGAACCGGACGATGTACCGGATGCGCGAGGACGTGCAGACGAAGCTGTCGCGGCTGCCGCTGTCGTACTTCGACAAGCGGCAGCGCGGCGAGGTGCTGTCCCGCGCCACCAACGACATCGACAACATCGGGCAGACCCTCCAGCAGTCGATGGGCCAGCTGATCAACTCGCTGCTGACCATCATCGGCGTGCTCGCGATGATGTTCTGGATGTCGTGGATCCTCGCGCTGGTCGCGCTGGTGACGGTGCCGCTGTCGCTGTACGTGGCGACGTGGGTCGGCAAGCGGTCGCAGCCGCACTTCGTGCAGCAGTGGCGGTCCACCGGCACGCTGAACGCGCACATCGAGGAGATGTACACCGGGCACACCCTGGTGAAGGTGTTCGGGCGGCAGGAGGAGTCGGCGCGGCAGTTCGCCGAGCAGAACGAGGCGCTGTACGAGGCCGGGTTCCGGGCGCAGTTCAACAGCGGCGTCATGCAGCCGCTGATGATGTTCGTGTCGAACCTGAACTACGTACTGGTCGCGGTGGTCGGCGGGCTGCGGGTGGCGTCGGGGTCGCTGTCGATCGGTGACGTGCAGGCGTTCATCCAGTACTCGCGGCAGTTCTCGATGCCGCTGACGCAGATCGCGTCGATGGCGAACCTGGTGCAGTCCGGGGTGGCGTCCGCCGAGCGGATCTTCGAACTGCTCGACGCGGAGGAGCAGTCGGCGGACCCGGTGCCGGGCGTGCGGCCGGAGGAGCTGCGCGGGCGGGTCGCGCTGGAGCGGGTGTCGTTCCGGTACGACCCGGACACGCCGCTCATCGAGGACCTGACGCTGACGGTGGAGCCGGGGCAGACGGTCGCGATCGTCGGCCCGACCGGCGCGGGCAAGACCACGCTGGTCAACCTGTTGATGCGGTTCTACGAGGTGACCGGCGGGCGGATCACCCTGGACGGCGTGGACATCGCGACGATGTCGCGGGACGAACTGCGCTCCGGGATCGGCATGGTGCTCCAGGACACCTGGCTGTTCGGCGGCACCATCGCGGAGAACATCGCCTACGGGGCGGCCCGGGAGGTCACCCGCGGCGAGATCGAGGAGGCGGCGCGGGCGGCCCACGCCGACCGGTTCATCCGCACCCTGCCCGACGGCTACGACACCGTGATCGACGACGAGGGCTCCGGGGTCAGCTCCGGTGAGAAGCAGCTGATCA includes:
- a CDS encoding FGGY family carbohydrate kinase; the protein is MGIVAGLDSSPDFTRIVVCDTDTGAVLRQGYAPHPLESPDGGRPSDVDPQAWLLSLGEAAAGGLLEGVQAIGVSAQANAVIPLDAQGNTVRPAMTGGDKRAQVAAADLVDALGGREAWAQAVGCVPQAAHPVTKLRWLAKNEPDAAARTAMLMQAHDWLVWQLLGRPVRRTTDRGGASGTGYWSAATGAYRPELVELALGRQAMLPEVIGPSDAAGTTPEGLLISAGTVETMAAAFGLGLGLGDAVVSLGASGSVMAVHPEALYDPSGTITTLADATGMHLPVVTTLNAVRTLRGTAELLGLPDLETLSDLALKSTPGAHGLVLLPYLEGERTPALPHTAGTLAGLRRESMKPEHLARAAFEGMLCGLADALDVLRGRGVEVRRIFLLGPAAGLPAVQAAAPSLFGTQVVVPQPADYAAIGAARQAAWALGVSQGTLDPHVPPAWQGAVAQVLEPGEELAVGQAVRQQFVSVREQTHPGAFRP
- a CDS encoding ABC transporter ATP-binding protein, with protein sequence MLIRLLRTYLRPYRKPIAVLVLLQFLQTCATLYLPTLNADIIDNGVVYGDTGYILTFGALMIGISLVQVVCNIGAVYYGARTAAALGRDVRAAVFDRVQSFSAREVGHFGSPSLITRTTNDVQQVQMLALMTFTLMVSAPIMCVGGIVMALGLDVPLSGVLVAVVPVLGICVTLIVRRLRPLFRTMQERLDTVNRVLREQITGNRVIRAFVRDAYEEQRFRDANAELTEMSVGTGNLLALMFPIVMTVVNLSSIAVVWFGAHRIDSGGMQIGDLTAFLAYLMQIVMSVMMATFMFMMVPRAEVCAERIREVLDTSSSVVPPAAPVTELRRHGHLEIRGAGFRYPGAEEPVLRAVDLVARPGETTAVIGSTGSGKSTLLGLVPRLFDATDGEVLVDGEDVRTIDPAVLARTVGLVPQKPYLFAGTVATNLRYGNPDATDEELWHALEVAQAREFVERLEGGLDAPIAQGGTNVSGGQRQRLAIARTLVQRPEIYLFDDSFSALDYATDAALRAALSRETAEATVVIVAQRVATIRDADRIVVLDEGRVVGTGRHHELMADNETYREIVLSQLTEAEAA
- a CDS encoding ABC transporter ATP-binding protein, with amino-acid sequence MAGPMGRMMAGTGPDHRSLDFRGSGRRLVARFRPERFTIYALLLCVLFSVALSVAGPKILGEATDLVFAGIVGREMEPGASKEQVLEAMRERGDGDVADMLRSTDFTPGDGIDFTAVGHVLLFALAVFVVAGLLMAVATRLVNRVVNRTMYRMREDVQTKLSRLPLSYFDKRQRGEVLSRATNDIDNIGQTLQQSMGQLINSLLTIIGVLAMMFWMSWILALVALVTVPLSLYVATWVGKRSQPHFVQQWRSTGTLNAHIEEMYTGHTLVKVFGRQEESARQFAEQNEALYEAGFRAQFNSGVMQPLMMFVSNLNYVLVAVVGGLRVASGSLSIGDVQAFIQYSRQFSMPLTQIASMANLVQSGVASAERIFELLDAEEQSADPVPGVRPEELRGRVALERVSFRYDPDTPLIEDLTLTVEPGQTVAIVGPTGAGKTTLVNLLMRFYEVTGGRITLDGVDIATMSRDELRSGIGMVLQDTWLFGGTIAENIAYGAAREVTRGEIEEAARAAHADRFIRTLPDGYDTVIDDEGSGVSSGEKQLITIARAFLSDPVILVLDEATSSVDTRTEVLIQKAMAKLAHGRTSFVIAHRLSTIRDADTILVMENGSIVEQGAHAELLAADGAYARLYKAQFAQAVAEVD